Proteins encoded within one genomic window of Thermoleophilaceae bacterium:
- the mfd gene encoding transcription-repair coupling factor, translated as MSLRQLLTYAHDDDAVCALADAARQAPQRAFVSASLRPYLLSALLDAEPGRPALVVAGDDRAARDLAADLKTFLGPRPVRFYPARGVQYESHLAPPPHLVGLRVAALDALLEGEAAVVVISASALAEKVPDPELRPHGFAIEKGELLDLDETAARLVGCGYERVDQVEDRGQFAIRGDILDLYPATEERAVRCELFDIEVERLSWFSTFTQRSLDEAERVDVAPAAELAAEHRELAEIAATQEEGDRPDVAELLPVDRFRDVLSLLPEHALVAVAAEEEIPPSLADMWQDVTTSFHDTDAHHLYVNPDELTDALAQRVSLTLSAISGDQPHAFRAQGADSAARSLKEAEPELEKLVRSGYRTVVAWARKGEGERAAYNLARVQARFLDGTPAPPEPGVVFASASLREGFVSPGLKLAVLPEHRLLRRRRGERRPGAWSGSGRGAIASFGDLRAGDAVVHEDHGIALFTGFETKTVGGVTRDYLQLEYRGGDRVFVPSDQLYKISRYVGADAGDPPLSKLGGKQWEQMKMRARRAAQALAGELINLYAERRRRAGHAFPQDSEWLVDFEGAFPYRETPDQLEAIEHVKADMEEARPMDRLICGDVGYGKTEVALRAAFKAAEAGKQVMLLVPTTVLAQQHFGTFSERLRDYPFTVEMVSRFRSTKEVNAALKRFTEGRVDIIVGTHRLLSRDVRPKDLGLLIVDEEQRFGVKQKELLRQLRLRVDVISLSATPIPRTLQMSLAGLRDISVIETPPEGRRPVRTYVGEYDEELVKTAIERELARDGQTFFLHNRVDTIDETAERVRALVPAARVSVAHGQMDEKQLEDVMLGFLRGDADVLVCTTIVEAGLDIPTANTLVVERADQLGLAQAYQIRGRVGRSRERAYAYLLYPSAAALTEEAAARLSTLSDYTELGSGFKIAMRDLEIRGAGNLLGGEQSGHVAAVGFELYVAMLDEAVALLAGDSAEEAPEPVRLDVPVDAFVPADYVPYEAAKIEVHRRVSGAREVADLIVLREELEDRFGPVPNPLENLIKLQDARIKLGNAGARVVEFRAGRLAVSPIELDSRGAKALRAELPGAIYESGKSSVAVRVPDDPAARFGGVVAAAEAILKVASEPPERG; from the coding sequence ATGTCTCTGCGCCAGCTGCTCACCTACGCCCACGACGACGACGCGGTCTGCGCGCTCGCCGACGCCGCCCGCCAGGCGCCCCAGCGCGCGTTCGTGAGCGCAAGCCTGCGGCCCTACCTGCTGTCCGCGCTGCTCGACGCAGAGCCCGGCCGCCCCGCGCTTGTGGTGGCGGGCGACGACCGCGCCGCGCGCGACCTGGCCGCCGACCTCAAGACCTTCCTCGGCCCGCGTCCGGTGCGCTTCTACCCGGCCCGCGGCGTGCAGTACGAGTCGCATCTCGCGCCGCCGCCGCATCTGGTGGGCCTGCGCGTGGCCGCGCTCGACGCCCTGCTCGAAGGCGAGGCCGCCGTCGTCGTGATCTCCGCCTCCGCGCTGGCCGAGAAGGTGCCCGACCCCGAGCTGCGCCCCCACGGCTTCGCGATCGAGAAGGGCGAGCTGCTCGACCTCGACGAGACCGCGGCGCGGCTCGTGGGCTGCGGCTACGAGCGGGTGGACCAGGTCGAGGACCGCGGCCAGTTCGCCATCCGTGGCGACATCCTCGACCTCTACCCGGCCACCGAGGAGCGCGCGGTGCGCTGCGAGCTGTTCGACATCGAGGTCGAGCGGCTCAGCTGGTTCTCCACCTTCACGCAGCGCTCCCTGGACGAGGCCGAGCGGGTGGACGTCGCACCGGCGGCCGAGCTGGCCGCCGAGCACCGCGAGCTGGCCGAGATCGCCGCGACGCAGGAGGAGGGGGACCGCCCCGACGTGGCCGAGCTGCTGCCCGTGGATCGCTTCCGTGACGTGCTCTCGCTCCTCCCCGAGCACGCACTCGTGGCCGTGGCCGCCGAGGAGGAGATCCCGCCGTCGCTCGCCGACATGTGGCAGGACGTGACCACGAGCTTTCACGACACCGACGCCCACCATCTCTACGTCAACCCGGACGAGCTCACCGACGCGCTCGCGCAGCGCGTCTCCCTGACGCTCAGCGCCATCTCCGGGGACCAGCCGCACGCCTTCCGCGCCCAGGGAGCCGACTCCGCCGCACGCTCGCTCAAGGAGGCCGAGCCGGAGCTCGAGAAGCTCGTGCGCTCCGGCTACCGCACGGTGGTCGCGTGGGCGCGCAAGGGGGAGGGCGAGCGGGCCGCCTACAACCTCGCCCGGGTGCAGGCTCGCTTTCTGGACGGCACGCCGGCGCCGCCAGAGCCGGGCGTGGTGTTCGCCTCCGCCAGCCTGCGCGAGGGCTTCGTGTCTCCCGGCCTCAAGCTGGCCGTGCTGCCGGAGCACCGGCTGCTGCGCCGCCGCCGCGGCGAGCGCCGCCCGGGCGCGTGGTCGGGCTCCGGCCGCGGGGCCATCGCCTCCTTCGGCGACCTCCGCGCGGGCGACGCCGTGGTGCACGAGGACCACGGCATCGCCCTCTTCACCGGCTTCGAGACCAAGACCGTGGGCGGCGTGACCCGCGACTACCTCCAGCTCGAGTACAGGGGCGGCGACCGGGTCTTCGTGCCCAGCGACCAGCTCTACAAGATCAGCCGCTACGTGGGCGCCGACGCCGGCGACCCGCCGCTCTCCAAGCTCGGTGGCAAGCAGTGGGAGCAGATGAAGATGCGCGCCCGCCGCGCCGCCCAGGCGCTCGCCGGCGAGCTGATCAACCTCTATGCCGAGCGCCGCCGCCGCGCCGGCCACGCGTTCCCGCAGGACTCCGAGTGGCTCGTGGACTTCGAGGGCGCCTTCCCGTACCGGGAGACGCCGGACCAGCTCGAGGCGATCGAGCACGTCAAGGCGGACATGGAGGAGGCCCGGCCGATGGACCGCCTGATCTGCGGCGACGTGGGTTACGGCAAGACCGAGGTGGCGCTGCGCGCCGCCTTCAAGGCGGCCGAGGCCGGCAAGCAGGTGATGCTGCTCGTGCCCACCACCGTGCTCGCCCAGCAGCACTTCGGCACCTTCAGCGAGCGCCTGCGCGACTACCCGTTCACGGTGGAGATGGTCTCCCGCTTCCGCTCCACCAAGGAGGTCAACGCCGCGCTCAAGCGCTTCACCGAGGGCAGGGTGGACATCATCGTGGGCACGCATCGCCTGCTCTCGCGCGACGTGCGGCCCAAGGACCTCGGGCTGCTGATCGTGGACGAGGAGCAGCGCTTCGGCGTCAAGCAGAAGGAGCTGCTGCGCCAGCTGCGGCTGCGCGTGGATGTCATCAGCCTCTCCGCCACGCCGATCCCGCGCACGCTCCAGATGTCGCTGGCCGGCCTGCGCGACATCTCGGTGATCGAGACCCCGCCCGAGGGCCGCCGTCCCGTGCGCACCTACGTGGGGGAGTACGACGAGGAGCTGGTGAAGACGGCGATCGAGCGCGAGCTCGCGCGCGACGGCCAGACGTTCTTCCTCCACAACCGGGTGGACACGATCGACGAGACGGCCGAGCGGGTCCGTGCATTGGTGCCCGCGGCGCGGGTGTCGGTGGCGCACGGCCAGATGGACGAGAAGCAGCTCGAGGACGTGATGCTCGGCTTCCTGCGCGGGGACGCGGACGTGCTCGTGTGCACCACGATCGTGGAGGCGGGCCTGGACATCCCCACTGCCAACACGCTCGTCGTCGAGCGCGCCGACCAGCTCGGACTGGCGCAGGCGTACCAGATCCGGGGCCGCGTGGGCCGCTCGCGCGAGCGTGCGTACGCCTACCTGCTGTACCCGTCGGCCGCGGCGCTCACCGAGGAGGCCGCCGCCCGCCTGTCCACGCTCTCCGACTACACCGAGCTCGGCTCGGGCTTCAAGATCGCGATGCGCGACCTGGAGATCCGCGGCGCGGGCAACCTGCTTGGCGGCGAGCAGTCGGGCCACGTGGCGGCGGTCGGGTTCGAGCTGTACGTGGCCATGCTGGACGAGGCCGTTGCGCTGCTGGCCGGCGACTCGGCGGAAGAGGCCCCCGAGCCCGTGCGCCTCGACGTTCCCGTGGACGCGTTCGTGCCCGCGGACTACGTGCCGTACGAGGCCGCCAAGATCGAGGTCCACCGTCGAGTGTCGGGTGCGCGGGAGGTGGCCGACCTGATCGTGCTGCGCGAGGAGCTCGAGGACCGCTTCGGGCCGGTCCCGAACCCGCTCGAGAACCTCATCAAGCTCCAGGACGCCCGCATCAAGCTCGGCAACGCCGGCGCGCGCGTGGTGGAGTTCCGCGCCGGACGGCTGGCCGTCTCGCCGATCGAGCTGGACTCCAGAGGGGCAAAGGCGCTCCGGGCCGAGCTGCCCGGCGCGATCTACGAGTCCGGCAAGAGCAGCGTGGCGGTGCGCGTGCCCGACGACCCGGCGGCGCGCTTCGGCGGCGTCGTGGCCGCGGCCGAGGCCATCCTCAAGGTCGCGAGTGAGCCGCCCGAGCGCGGATAG
- the pth gene encoding aminoacyl-tRNA hydrolase, whose product MGLLRRGGAPVDWLIVGLGNPGDRYARSRHNVGFEVANLLATRWELPRAKKKFAGLYTDGRIAPGGPRVGVLLPQTFYNEAGRSAGPARGSLHLDLDRIVVVHDEIDLPFGTVQPRLGGGLAGNNGLKSLKRELGSADFHRVRVGVGRPDSTDPEVVAGYVLGRFAEPREDVAGLIESGTRAVEDLVTAPNAPSNVPEPPG is encoded by the coding sequence CTGGGCCTGCTCCGCCGCGGCGGCGCTCCCGTCGACTGGCTCATCGTCGGACTGGGCAACCCGGGCGACCGCTACGCCCGCTCCCGCCACAACGTGGGCTTCGAGGTGGCCAACCTCCTCGCCACGCGCTGGGAGCTCCCGCGCGCCAAGAAGAAGTTCGCCGGCCTCTACACCGACGGCCGCATCGCCCCCGGCGGCCCGCGGGTGGGCGTGCTTCTCCCCCAGACGTTCTACAACGAGGCGGGCCGCTCCGCCGGGCCCGCCCGCGGCTCGCTCCATCTCGACCTCGACCGGATCGTGGTGGTGCACGACGAGATCGACCTGCCGTTCGGCACCGTGCAGCCGCGCCTGGGCGGGGGCCTGGCGGGCAACAACGGCCTGAAGTCGCTCAAGCGCGAGCTGGGCAGCGCGGACTTCCACCGCGTGCGGGTGGGAGTGGGCCGCCCGGACTCCACGGACCCGGAGGTCGTGGCCGGCTACGTGCTCGGCCGCTTCGCCGAGCCGCGGGAGGATGTGGCCGGGCTCATCGAGAGCGGGACCCGCGCCGTCGAGGACCTCGTCACCGCCCCAAACGCACCCTCGAACGTCCCCGAACCCCCCGGCTAG
- a CDS encoding 50S ribosomal protein L25 — MADPRPTLEAEERDERGSRETRRLRRTGYVPGVVYGGRTGESDATAFKVNARTLRNFLHDSSALIDLKIGSGKALPVIVKEQQTHPVRGEVMHIDLLQVRLDEKIHTTVALELEGGEEAPGVKEGGVLEHITRELNIETLPTNIPERIVVDVSAMEMNDTIPLSDVPPPDGVDFLDDVEETVVATLTPPRVEEEPEEIEEETELVGEDAEAEAGAEGATGEEAEAKGQEAAESEE; from the coding sequence ATGGCAGACCCACGTCCCACACTTGAAGCCGAGGAGCGCGACGAGCGCGGCTCACGCGAGACCCGCCGCCTGCGCCGCACCGGCTACGTGCCGGGCGTCGTCTACGGTGGCCGCACCGGCGAGAGCGACGCCACCGCCTTCAAGGTCAACGCCCGCACGCTGCGCAACTTCCTTCACGACAGCTCCGCGCTCATCGATCTCAAGATCGGCTCGGGCAAGGCGCTGCCGGTCATCGTCAAGGAGCAGCAGACGCACCCGGTCCGCGGCGAGGTCATGCACATCGACCTGCTGCAGGTGCGCCTCGACGAGAAGATCCACACCACCGTCGCGCTCGAGCTCGAGGGCGGCGAGGAGGCTCCCGGCGTCAAGGAGGGCGGCGTGCTCGAGCACATCACCCGCGAGCTCAACATCGAGACCCTTCCCACCAACATCCCCGAGCGGATCGTGGTGGACGTCTCCGCCATGGAGATGAACGACACCATTCCGCTGTCGGACGTCCCTCCCCCCGATGGCGTCGACTTCCTCGACGACGTCGAGGAGACCGTCGTGGCCACCCTCACCCCGCCGCGCGTGGAGGAGGAGCCCGAGGAGATCGAGGAGGAGACCGAGCTCGTGGGCGAGGATGCCGAGGCCGAGGCCGGCGCCGAGGGCGCCACCGGCGAAGAGGCCGAGGCAAAGGGCCAGGAAGCCGCCGAGTCCGAGGAGTAG
- a CDS encoding AarF/ABC1/UbiB kinase family protein encodes MAKDDRSIPTGRVRRTAKVGTVIGSQGARYAGTRAANLARSEEDRVTALDARHLEAVERMVDVLGTMKGAAMKVAQLASFIDTDFIPEEYRELYQEKLGKLRSEAPAMPWKKVRAVLDEEWDEPVEELFEDFDHEASAAASIGQVHKAVLPDGRRVAVKIQYPGIAEALRADLQNAGMILRLAKALAPGLDAKAAAEELKERVLEELDYEYEAQNQRAFARAYRGHPFIYVPDVITRLSRTRVLVTEWVDGRKFDEIKALPQDEKDRFAEIIFRFCFGSIYHIQHFNADAHPGNYLLLDDGKVAFLDFGMTKQLDKEQIELEIAALEAVFADDPERVRVALHDLGFLSNPKRVDAEKLMKHVKAVGGWYMRDEDVTVDSLLVMRAIAAVSDPRAGFYELWRRENVPANELMGRRMETGVLAVLGQLEATRNWYRIGREWWFADDPATELGREEWDYFESKGEKRVRKFSARLGPA; translated from the coding sequence ATGGCCAAGGATGACCGCTCCATCCCGACCGGGAGGGTCCGGCGCACCGCGAAGGTGGGCACGGTGATCGGATCGCAGGGCGCGCGATACGCAGGGACGCGGGCCGCCAACCTCGCGCGCTCGGAGGAGGACCGGGTGACGGCGCTCGACGCGCGCCACCTCGAGGCGGTCGAGCGGATGGTGGATGTGCTCGGCACGATGAAGGGGGCGGCGATGAAGGTCGCGCAGCTCGCCTCGTTCATCGACACGGACTTCATCCCCGAGGAGTACCGCGAGCTCTACCAGGAGAAGCTCGGCAAGCTGCGCTCCGAGGCGCCCGCGATGCCGTGGAAGAAGGTGCGGGCCGTGCTGGACGAGGAGTGGGACGAGCCCGTGGAGGAGCTGTTCGAGGACTTCGACCACGAGGCCTCGGCAGCCGCCTCGATCGGCCAGGTGCACAAGGCCGTGCTGCCCGACGGCCGGCGCGTGGCGGTGAAGATCCAGTACCCGGGCATCGCGGAGGCGCTGCGGGCGGACCTGCAGAACGCCGGCATGATCCTGCGGCTGGCCAAGGCGCTGGCGCCCGGGCTCGACGCCAAGGCGGCCGCGGAGGAGCTCAAGGAGCGGGTGCTCGAGGAGCTGGACTACGAGTACGAGGCCCAGAATCAGCGCGCGTTCGCGCGCGCCTACCGCGGCCACCCCTTCATCTACGTGCCGGACGTGATCACGCGCCTGTCGCGCACGCGCGTGCTCGTGACCGAATGGGTGGACGGGCGCAAGTTCGACGAGATCAAGGCGCTGCCGCAGGACGAGAAGGACCGCTTCGCCGAGATCATCTTCCGCTTCTGCTTCGGCTCGATCTACCACATCCAGCACTTCAACGCCGACGCCCACCCGGGCAACTACCTGCTGCTCGACGACGGCAAGGTGGCGTTCCTCGACTTCGGCATGACCAAGCAGCTCGACAAGGAGCAGATCGAGCTCGAGATCGCCGCGCTCGAGGCGGTCTTCGCCGACGACCCCGAGCGCGTGCGCGTGGCGCTGCACGACCTGGGCTTTCTCTCCAATCCCAAGCGCGTGGACGCCGAGAAGCTCATGAAGCACGTGAAGGCCGTGGGCGGCTGGTACATGCGGGACGAGGACGTGACGGTGGACTCGCTGCTGGTGATGCGCGCCATCGCCGCGGTGTCCGATCCGCGCGCGGGCTTCTACGAGCTGTGGCGGCGCGAGAACGTGCCCGCGAACGAGCTCATGGGCCGGCGGATGGAGACCGGTGTGCTCGCCGTGCTCGGCCAGCTCGAGGCCACGCGCAACTGGTACCGCATCGGCCGCGAGTGGTGGTTCGCCGACGACCCCGCGACCGAGCTCGGCCGCGAGGAGTGGGACTACTTCGAGTCGAAGGGCGAGAAGCGGGTCAGGAAGTTCTCGGCGCGGCTGGGCCCGGCGTAG
- a CDS encoding glutathione S-transferase family protein: MKATLFVIPGSHPCVAARLMLESKGIEYKRVDLIPVVSKAVLKAQRFPAVTVPALKLDGRRVQGTRDIAAALDELRPEPPLIPADPDRRAKVDEADRWADTELQEQARRTLWWALKHDRAPMATYAEGARMGVPVSLAVKTGQPVVALSARFNKATDENVQRDLAGLPAAIDRVDSFLADGTIGGSEPNLADYQVASCVRLLMTLDDVLPLIDGRPAAAHARSLVPDYPGRIPAGALPADWLPASG, translated from the coding sequence GTGAAGGCCACCCTCTTCGTCATCCCGGGGTCGCACCCATGCGTGGCCGCTCGCCTGATGCTCGAGAGCAAGGGCATCGAGTACAAGCGGGTGGACCTCATCCCGGTGGTCTCCAAGGCGGTGCTCAAGGCGCAGCGCTTCCCAGCGGTCACGGTGCCGGCGCTCAAGCTCGACGGCCGCCGCGTGCAGGGCACCAGGGATATAGCCGCGGCCCTCGACGAGCTGCGCCCCGAACCTCCGCTCATCCCGGCCGACCCGGACCGGCGAGCGAAGGTGGACGAGGCCGACCGCTGGGCCGACACCGAGCTCCAGGAGCAGGCTCGCCGCACCCTGTGGTGGGCGCTCAAGCACGATCGCGCCCCCATGGCCACCTACGCGGAAGGCGCCCGCATGGGCGTCCCGGTCAGCCTCGCGGTGAAGACGGGCCAGCCGGTCGTCGCGCTGTCGGCGCGTTTCAACAAGGCCACCGACGAGAACGTCCAGCGCGACCTCGCCGGCCTGCCGGCCGCGATCGACCGGGTCGACAGCTTCCTCGCCGACGGCACGATCGGCGGTTCCGAGCCCAACCTCGCCGACTACCAGGTGGCCAGCTGCGTGCGCCTGCTCATGACGCTCGACGATGTGCTGCCGCTGATCGACGGCCGCCCGGCGGCCGCCCACGCCCGCAGCCTCGTGCCCGACTACCCCGGCCGAATCCCGGCGGGCGCCCTCCCGGCAGACTGGCTGCCGGCCTCCGGCTGA
- a CDS encoding ribose-phosphate pyrophosphokinase, with protein sequence MTLETETRPTPTSLPTGYDKRLMVAAGRASQELGMKIAEKLSVGLTDPGLKTFTNGEVYCRYADSIRGADLFIIQSTASAPGLTANDALMELLCMVDAAVGASAHRVIAVTPWYGYSRQDKKSAPREPITARLVARMLETAGIDRLLTMDLHAGQVQGFFQKPVDHMTAMPALAQYVSDQLAVNGDLVIVSADTGRVKLASKFAQKVGSNYAVLEKERPAQQVAEIGYVIGDVRDKVAVIVDDMIDTGGTLAAAAQTVLDEGAREVHAVATHGLFSGHAMETLGDSPLKSIVVTDTVPLRDDAPDIIRVLSCADILTDSVRRIFTDDSVSEIFAGENQLF encoded by the coding sequence ATGACCCTCGAGACCGAAACGCGCCCAACCCCCACCAGCCTCCCCACCGGCTACGACAAGCGGCTGATGGTCGCGGCCGGCCGCGCCAGCCAGGAGCTGGGCATGAAGATCGCCGAGAAGCTCAGCGTCGGCCTCACCGACCCGGGCCTCAAGACGTTCACGAACGGCGAGGTCTACTGCCGCTACGCGGACTCCATCCGCGGGGCCGACCTCTTCATCATCCAGTCCACCGCCAGCGCTCCCGGGCTCACCGCCAACGACGCCCTGATGGAGCTCCTCTGCATGGTGGACGCCGCGGTGGGCGCGTCCGCACACCGCGTCATCGCCGTCACGCCCTGGTACGGCTACAGCCGTCAGGACAAGAAGTCCGCGCCGCGCGAGCCCATCACCGCCCGCCTCGTGGCGAGGATGCTCGAGACCGCCGGCATCGACCGCCTGCTCACGATGGACCTCCACGCCGGCCAGGTCCAGGGCTTCTTCCAGAAGCCCGTGGACCACATGACCGCCATGCCGGCGCTGGCCCAGTACGTCAGCGACCAGCTGGCCGTCAACGGCGACCTCGTCATCGTCTCGGCCGACACCGGCCGGGTGAAGCTGGCCTCCAAGTTCGCCCAGAAGGTGGGCTCGAACTACGCCGTCCTGGAGAAGGAGCGCCCCGCCCAGCAGGTGGCGGAGATCGGCTACGTGATCGGCGACGTCAGGGACAAGGTGGCCGTGATCGTGGACGACATGATCGACACCGGCGGCACGCTGGCCGCCGCCGCCCAGACCGTGCTCGACGAGGGCGCCCGGGAGGTGCACGCCGTGGCCACCCACGGCCTCTTCTCCGGGCACGCGATGGAGACGCTCGGCGACTCGCCGCTCAAGAGCATCGTCGTCACCGACACGGTGCCCCTGCGCGACGACGCCCCGGACATCATCCGCGTGCTCTCCTGCGCGGACATCCTCACGGACTCCGTGCGCCGCATCTTCACCGACGACTCGGTGTCCGAGATCTTCGCGGGCGAGAACCAGCTGTTCTGA
- the glmU gene encoding bifunctional UDP-N-acetylglucosamine diphosphorylase/glucosamine-1-phosphate N-acetyltransferase GlmU: MPEQPTVLIMAAGHGTRMRSSLPKVLHPVCGKPMIAWIVDAALEAGAARVVCVTRPGAGVAEHLPIGLETAEQSEGEGTGAALLAARDHVDPDATVVVLSGDHPLVSPRLIADLAATHEREGAAATLLTTEELDPTGYGRVLRAGDGSVERIVETKHPDGVPPEELAIREINIGAYAFAAGELYAALDTVQETGGELYLTGVFPLLRDKGHKIAAHPTSDTSSAMGVNSRADLLDVERTARDRLVREHAINGVSFTAPDTVAIEPGIQIGEDATIEAGVTLRGATIIGAGARVGPHATLIDTSVGERATVLHTYAVEAEVHAEATIGPFAYLRPGAVIEEGAKVGTYVEVKNSRIGRGAKVPHLSYIGDADVGEGTNIGAGNITANYDGASKHRTTIGANVRTSVDTTFVAPVRVGDGAYTGAGSVITEDVPPGALGIARSRQKNIEGYADRAKKRT; the protein is encoded by the coding sequence GTGCCCGAGCAGCCCACCGTGCTCATCATGGCCGCGGGCCACGGGACGCGCATGCGCTCGTCCCTGCCCAAGGTGCTACACCCGGTCTGCGGCAAGCCGATGATCGCCTGGATCGTCGATGCCGCGCTGGAGGCGGGGGCCGCCCGCGTCGTCTGCGTCACCCGGCCTGGCGCGGGTGTCGCCGAGCACCTACCGATCGGCCTCGAGACAGCCGAGCAGAGCGAGGGGGAAGGCACGGGCGCGGCGCTGCTGGCGGCGCGCGACCACGTCGATCCCGACGCCACCGTCGTCGTCCTATCCGGCGACCATCCGCTCGTCTCGCCCCGCCTGATCGCCGACCTCGCCGCCACCCACGAGCGCGAGGGCGCCGCGGCCACGCTTCTCACCACAGAGGAGCTCGACCCCACGGGCTACGGCCGCGTGCTCCGCGCCGGCGACGGCTCGGTGGAGCGGATCGTGGAGACCAAGCACCCCGACGGCGTCCCGCCGGAGGAGCTCGCCATCCGCGAGATCAACATCGGCGCCTACGCGTTCGCGGCGGGCGAGCTCTACGCGGCGCTCGACACGGTGCAGGAGACAGGCGGCGAGCTCTACCTCACCGGCGTCTTTCCACTCTTGCGCGACAAGGGGCACAAGATCGCCGCCCACCCCACCAGCGACACGAGCAGCGCCATGGGCGTCAACTCCCGCGCCGACCTGCTCGACGTCGAGCGCACCGCCCGCGACCGCCTCGTGAGGGAGCACGCGATCAACGGCGTCAGCTTCACCGCCCCCGACACCGTCGCGATCGAGCCCGGCATCCAGATCGGCGAGGACGCCACGATCGAGGCCGGAGTCACGCTGCGCGGCGCAACCATCATCGGCGCCGGCGCGAGGGTGGGCCCGCACGCCACGCTGATCGACACCAGCGTCGGTGAGCGCGCCACGGTCCTGCACACCTACGCGGTCGAGGCCGAGGTCCACGCCGAGGCCACCATCGGCCCCTTCGCCTACCTGCGCCCCGGCGCGGTGATCGAGGAGGGCGCGAAGGTGGGCACCTACGTGGAGGTGAAGAACTCGCGCATCGGCCGCGGCGCCAAGGTGCCGCACCTCTCCTACATCGGCGACGCCGACGTGGGGGAGGGCACCAACATCGGCGCGGGCAACATCACCGCCAACTACGACGGCGCCAGCAAGCACCGCACGACGATCGGGGCAAACGTCCGTACCAGCGTCGACACCACGTTCGTGGCGCCGGTGCGCGTCGGGGACGGTGCGTACACTGGGGCCGGATCGGTGATCACCGAGGACGTGCCACCCGGCGCTCTCGGCATCGCGCGGTCGCGTCAGAAGAACATCGAGGGATACGCCGACCGAGCGAAGAAGCGCACATGA
- a CDS encoding helix-turn-helix domain-containing protein, whose translation MAEPVTSDFLEAFGGVSEAVEAGAGLPEVARATSRALDASVAVVDAAGSVLAVACASPEDERAVLGLKAGAEALDLRVADAEVGQLRYRARGEPPPPALLRMVGTLIALEVERSRAPERASEAAVGGFLADLLDRKVTDRENIVARGNELGADLSAGGAVIVARARPLHPEEGDWRARVLSVAERGARSVDTGVLAAASDLMQGSRWAERDPAANPPGELVMVVPSSEGERVARVAEAVRRELEAGLAGFAFAVARSRPAGDAADLHRAGAEALLAVNVAEARGESAIAFEETGAYRLLLPAMSEDPGELRRFYDETVAPLVAYDDQYETELLRTLETFLDADGNVAQTAQRLFTHRHTIRYRLDRVRELSGLDVGSTDGRERLGLGLKSMRVLGIAVHNGPASEPGAEAGRVPSEGKDRG comes from the coding sequence ATGGCCGAGCCGGTCACGTCGGACTTCCTCGAGGCCTTCGGGGGCGTCTCGGAGGCGGTGGAGGCGGGCGCCGGCCTGCCCGAGGTGGCGCGCGCCACGAGCCGGGCGCTGGACGCCAGCGTGGCGGTCGTGGACGCCGCGGGCAGCGTGCTCGCCGTCGCCTGCGCCTCGCCGGAGGACGAGCGCGCGGTGCTGGGGCTGAAGGCCGGCGCCGAGGCCCTCGACCTGCGGGTGGCGGACGCCGAGGTGGGCCAGCTGCGCTACCGGGCCCGGGGGGAGCCGCCGCCCCCCGCGCTGCTGCGGATGGTGGGCACGCTCATCGCGCTCGAGGTGGAGCGCTCGCGCGCGCCCGAGCGTGCCAGCGAGGCGGCGGTCGGCGGGTTCCTGGCCGATCTGCTCGACCGCAAGGTCACCGACCGCGAGAACATCGTGGCCCGTGGCAACGAGCTCGGGGCGGACCTCTCCGCAGGCGGCGCCGTGATCGTGGCGCGCGCCCGCCCGCTCCACCCGGAGGAGGGCGACTGGCGCGCGCGCGTCCTGAGCGTGGCGGAGCGTGGCGCGCGGTCGGTGGACACCGGGGTGCTGGCCGCCGCCTCGGACCTCATGCAGGGCTCCCGCTGGGCCGAGCGCGACCCGGCGGCCAATCCTCCCGGCGAGCTGGTCATGGTGGTGCCGTCGTCCGAAGGCGAGCGCGTGGCGCGGGTGGCCGAGGCGGTGCGCCGCGAGCTCGAGGCCGGGCTTGCGGGCTTCGCCTTCGCCGTGGCCCGCAGCCGGCCGGCGGGCGACGCCGCCGACCTCCATCGCGCGGGCGCCGAGGCGCTGCTGGCCGTCAACGTCGCCGAGGCGCGCGGCGAGAGCGCCATCGCCTTCGAGGAGACGGGGGCCTACCGCCTGCTCCTGCCTGCGATGAGCGAGGACCCCGGGGAGCTGCGCCGCTTCTACGACGAGACGGTGGCGCCGCTCGTGGCCTACGACGACCAGTACGAGACCGAGCTCCTCCGCACGCTGGAGACCTTCCTCGACGCCGACGGCAACGTGGCCCAGACCGCACAGCGCCTCTTCACGCACCGCCACACCATCCGCTACAGGCTCGACCGCGTGCGCGAGCTCAGCGGCCTCGACGTGGGCTCCACCGACGGGCGCGAGCGGCTCGGCCTGGGCCTCAAGTCGATGCGCGTGCTCGGCATCGCCGTGCACAACGGCCCGGCCTCCGAGCCCGGCGCCGAGGCCGGGCGCGTGCCCAGCGAGGGGAAGGACCGGGGCTAG